The Saccharomyces mikatae IFO 1815 strain IFO1815 genome assembly, chromosome: 2 sequence AGTAGATCTTCTACGTagtttgtttctttctcatTCATTGTTTCTTGTTTGCTGCGTTCTTTTGCGGTAGTCATCATAAATCTTACTTGAATTTGATTCCGCTACTGAGCCCTTTTTAACAATCAAGTCTCCATTTCTGCATATACAACgagaacaagaaaagagatgaaaaaacttcttATAACCAAAATCCATGTAAATAAAATTACTAAGTATGTTTGTATATAATTCACTCAAAAATTCTTATGTATGATAGTGATAAAAAATGCTCAAGTCATTAACTCGCTTAATCTTTATCTTCgtctttgttcttttctaaaTGAACGTTGTTGCCATTAAAGGTCTTTGGATCTTCAGGATCATCTTGATGATCATTGttaacaaattgaaaaacatTTGGTGATACAGAACGCGATGTAATTAAATTACCTTCTGATGGGTATCTTGTTACACTAGGTGTCAGCATAGGTGATGAATTCTCAGGAGATTGAACAGATTCCCGAACGTTAACGTGTTGAAAGCGGCCTGGTGGAGAGGATCTGATTTCGTGATGATTAGTCTCATGTGTTCCCTCTTGTTGCGATGTTATTTCATGCTCTCCATTACTACGCCACCATGTAGAGAAACCCTTATAGAGACGATCTAAAAGGCCTGGTCCTTCCATCCCAGTCACAACTAGCTTAGAATTTGGACTGTCCAGTGGCTTAAGTAACAAGGCTGACCTAGGGGTTAGCTCCAACGCTTCTAGCGTCTTCAGCTCATCGGAATCCTTAAACGTCACTCTAGGAATGCTCCTATGAAATGAATACGGGCAATCTCCATCGGTCCTGTTGAGATCCACCCATTTTCTAACGTAATTTAATGTTTCTGATGAGTCAAACTCATGTTTCACAGTTTTACCATCAGTCATTCTAATCTGCAGGATACACTTGCTGCTGTGTAATTTCCGTATGTCCTTTATGTTATCATGAACATCCAATGGCTTTTGATCATCAAGAGTCCGGTGATGCGTTTCATCTAGGGCTTTTCTTTCTGCACGATCTGCCCTGACAAGTCTTAtaattctttctctttcttcttcagctAACTTCCTCTGTTTTAGTTGTTCCCTGCGTTGGATCTCTAGGGTGGTCTCCGCAACCCTTTCCCttgcatttttctttggagCATTTTTGGGGGACTCTGTTTCTTTGGCCAAACCTGGATTGGTTTGCCTGGACAAGATCTCATCAGACTTCTTATTTTTGACGCCCAAGCACGCCAACAGTTTCTCCCAATGTCGGTCATTCTTGCCTTGAATTATCAATTCTATCTTCCCAGCACGTATCAAGTACACACTGGGTACGACCACATTAGGAAACACTTGCTCAAATAACTGGAACTGCACACTACCTTTAACCAATTTCAACCAAATACTATGTTCCGCTAAAGCATCCAATGCGACGTCATCTTCCTTGAACCAACTTTCCAACCATTGATCATCCCCTTCAGTGCTGTAAACGGCCATGAGAACACCCTGCTTAATGGAGTCGTTCACGGCTTCTTCCACAGAATTCCTAAATAGTGCCTCTAACATCTAGTGGTTTTGGTTTAGTCTAAGCGTCCTTGGTTCATCATGAGTGCTTCTTTTAACCTCATCAAAGCTCCCTTTTAATTTTTCGACAAGACAGTGAAAATTGCCGATGTTAGTGAAGAGCGGCGGCATCAAAGGACAAATGACAATTGTATTACAAATGAAATGAGAAACCTTTGGGAATAGAAGTATCTTAGAATCAGCTGCTGTATATGAGTAACACAAATTATTATGAGTCTCTCACAGGTGTCACCTTTACCGCATATCAAGGACGTTGTTTTGGGAGATACAGTTGGGCAGGGGGCATTTGCCTGTGTCAAAAATGCCCATCTCAAAATGGATCCCTCTATTATTCTAGCTGTTAAATTCGTTCATGTTCCTACTTGTAAGAAAATGGGACTCAGTGAGAAGGATATTACAAAAGAAGTTGTTTTGCATTCGAAATGTTCGAAGCATCCTAACGTTTTGAGACTTATAGATTGTAACGTCTCTAAAGAGTATATGTGGATAATCCTGGAGATGGCAGATGGGGGAGACCTATTTGACAAGATTGAGCCTGATGTTGGAGTCGATTCTGACGTAGCTCAGTTTTACTTCCAACAGCTTATTAGCGCAGTTAATTATTTGCACGCAGAATGTGGTATTGCCCACCGAGACGTAAAGCCTGAGAACATTTTACTTGACAAGAATGGAAATTTAAAGCTAGCCGATTTTGGGCTTGCCTCCCAATTTAAGAGAAAAGATGGTACATTACGTGTATCCATGGATCAAAGGGGTTCGCCGCCCTACATGGCTCCTGAAATCTTATATTCTGAAGAAGGTTATTATGCAGATCGAACGGATATATGGTCCATCGGCATCCTCTTATTTGTATTGTTAACCGGTCAAACGCCTTGGGAAATACCATCATTagataatgaagatttcatcttctttattgaaaacGATGGAAATTTAAACTGGGGGCCCTGGTCGAAGATAGAATTCACTCATTTAAACATACTCCGAAAAATTCTACAACCTGACCCGATTAAGAGGGTGACActgaaagttttgaaaaggcATCCTTGGGTATCACGTCGAGTCTCATTCgctggtgatgatggtcTTTGTAACGATCCTGAGCTCTTGGCTAAGAAATTGTTTTCTCATTTGAAAGTCTCATTGAGTAACGAAAATTATATAAAGTTTACTCAAGAGGCTAACTCTAACAGTAGATGCGTTTCCACTCAACCAATTGGTAACGAGTTAGCTGAACTCGAACATGACTCTGTGCATTTCAAGACACTTTCAAATACACAACGTGCGTTTACCCTGTACGATTCAAATATGAACGATAACAGCGGTACATTTTTGACGCAAGAGGCTAAGTGGACGCAATTCATAAGCCACGATATTGCTGCCTTACAATTTCATTCTGAGGAGAGTGGCTTTACTGAGCTACTCAAATATCGTTTGAAGTTCAACCCGAATAAGCTTACTAAATTTTACACACTACAATCTATGGATATCTTGTTGCCAACTCTGGAGAAAGCGTTGACCTTATCACAAATCAGAGTGAAACCTGACCTTTTTgcgaattttgaaaggttGTGCGAATTATTAGGCTACAATAACGTTTTTCCGCTTATTATAAATATCAAAACCCAAAGTAATGGTGGTTACCAATTATCTGGTAGTATTTCCATTATCAAGATTGAAAAGGAGCTGAAAAATGTtggatttgaaagaaaaactggCGATCCTCTAGAATGGAGAAGATTatttaaaagaatttcaacTATTTGTAGAGATATTATCCTAATTCCTAATTAAATCATTAGTGGGGCCTAAAAAAGGGTTAGTATGcatcttttgaagtttCGAACTTACTACgtattatatatttctttccGTTCAAACGGTTTTGTTACAAGTAAATATTGCCTGAAGAGGTTTTATTTGCATAGGTAATCTATTGCCATCACCCCCAAACCATTCCACAAATGATAATCAAACCATATCATCATCCCTGTTTGAGTAATACTCGAGCCTCATCATAAAATCCAGTAATTCTATTCTtaagtttcttctttcctctACAGAGATCCCGTTCAAATCCCCTGGTGTGAACCCCCTCAACCTGCTCACTAGTTTTCTCGACTTTTTTGAGGAAAAGTGTATTTTTAAAGAAGGTGTAGCTTCCCTAGATGTAGCATCTTCGTTTCCTTCCCCTACTAACAAAGGGTCGCcgtctttttcaatatgtGATTGGGCCAATTGAATTTCGTCATATTTTCCCTCTTTTCCAACAGAGGTTGAGTCATTGAGTACATTGTTGGTATTTGCATTGGACGCAACACGTGGAGGTGAATCTGGGGGCATTGATTCGTTTCTCTGTAAtctcattttcaatttttgctTTATTTGGCCATTCGATTCTTgtattttcaaagaattgaaaatggGTATGCGTATTTCCGGTAGCACTGAAGTATCTGCTACTTCAGTTTGTTCTTTCAAGAGACTTGTTTCTCTAGATGCCACTTGCTCCATTGCTTCCAAAAAGCCCTCATTTCTGTCATTCTCATCAACTGGGGCGAAATCGTCGTTagtgtttattttttgaccTTTCCTCTGCTGTCTCTCCATCATTTTATTGAATTCAGTTGTTTCACTATCTCTTAAATGTACAGTGAGCGTTTCCTCAGTGGTAATAGCTTCTACGGATCCTTTCACAGCATTTTGCATCGGCACGCTATCAATGCTCTGTGCGTTTTCCTTGCTACTATTAACTGAAATCATTTGAGGATCTTCTTCTGCAAAGGTGACCTTTTCATCTTCGCCATGATTTAAGGTATCTACTTTTGATCCTTCCTTCTGTTTCAAACCGTTAACCAACATGATCCCACTCGAGTTCTGAAGCCCGTCACTCAGCTCCGCATTAATAATTGGCAGAGCTCGTTCAACAATACAAGTTCGGTATTTGCCTTCATCTTCCCTGATTTGAAGAGCGGTTTCCTTTACGGGTTCGTTTTGGGTAATTTTGTCTTGCATGAAACTTTCcttattaatattatttatacTATCTTGTTTCTCCAAATTATCGGTTCGTTCTCGTTGTTCTTTTCCGTTCTTGTTTGTCATAGCTTGATCATTAGAGCTTAAGGTGATCGTGGATAAGTTTCCACTACAGTTCAAGTCTGCTTTTTCGCTCCCTTTTGGTATCGTGGAGAGTTGTTGACTTACACTTTTTACAATA is a genomic window containing:
- the UBX7 gene encoding Ubx7p (similar to Saccharomyces cerevisiae UBX7 (YBR273C) and UBX6 (YJL048C); ancestral locus Anc_1.335), whose translation is MLEALFRNSVEEAVNDSIKQGVLMAVYSTEGDDQWLESWFKEDDVALDALAEHSIWLKLVKGSVQFQLFEQVFPNVVVPSVYLIRAGKIELIIQGKNDRHWEKLLACLGVKNKKSDEILSRQTNPGLAKETESPKNAPKKNARERVAETTLEIQRREQLKQRKLAEEERERIIRLVRADRAERKALDETHHRTLDDQKPLDVHDNIKDIRKLHSSKCILQIRMTDGKTVKHEFDSSETLNYVRKWVDLNRTDGDCPYSFHRSIPRVTFKDSDELKTLEALELTPRSALLLKPLDSPNSKLVVTGMEGPGLLDRLYKGFSTWWRSNGEHEITSQQEGTHETNHHEIRSSPPGRFQHVNVRESVQSPENSSPMLTPSVTRYPSEGNLITSRSVSPNVFQFVNNDHQDDPEDPKTFNGNNVHLEKNKDEDKD
- the CHK1 gene encoding serine/threonine protein kinase CHK1 (similar to Saccharomyces cerevisiae CHK1 (YBR274W); ancestral locus Anc_1.336); amino-acid sequence: MSLSQVSPLPHIKDVVLGDTVGQGAFACVKNAHLKMDPSIILAVKFVHVPTCKKMGLSEKDITKEVVLHSKCSKHPNVLRLIDCNVSKEYMWIILEMADGGDLFDKIEPDVGVDSDVAQFYFQQLISAVNYLHAECGIAHRDVKPENILLDKNGNLKLADFGLASQFKRKDGTLRVSMDQRGSPPYMAPEILYSEEGYYADRTDIWSIGILLFVLLTGQTPWEIPSLDNEDFIFFIENDGNLNWGPWSKIEFTHLNILRKILQPDPIKRVTLKVLKRHPWVSRRVSFAGDDGLCNDPELLAKKLFSHLKVSLSNENYIKFTQEANSNSRCVSTQPIGNELAELEHDSVHFKTLSNTQRAFTLYDSNMNDNSGTFLTQEAKWTQFISHDIAALQFHSEESGFTELLKYRLKFNPNKLTKFYTLQSMDILLPTLEKALTLSQIRVKPDLFANFERLCELLGYNNVFPLIINIKTQSNGGYQLSGSISIIKIEKELKNVGFERKTGDPLEWRRLFKRISTICRDIILIPN